The following coding sequences lie in one Methylotuvimicrobium alcaliphilum 20Z genomic window:
- a CDS encoding ATP-binding protein — protein MNVDIVNLEIALNWLKSFIEDCLYSRLRKPSEIEIKSLSFYSSESWLTEFIEKYNPSLEEFVVLLLAIVPHLQPHFFNKLISEFLPEGGDFPEFGGVKGTNHRGILPTGETAQFILAGDDLEKRLEIQKIFNDDHWFAKQKILRLDPVPEGEPIMSGRLVLDPEIVEWLTLGTISKPRFSIDFPAEYIETEMAWDDLVLPPSTFKQIREIEHWIEYNDTLLQDWGMKKKIKPGYRALFYGPPGTGKTLTATLLGKQTGKDVFRIDLSRVVSKYIGETEKNLSRLFDKAENKDWILFFDEADALFGKRTDIRDAHDKYANQEVAYLLQRIENYNGLVILASNQRANIDEAFVRRFQAIIHFPMPGADERYEIWRKTIPEQLEVHLDIDWRQVANRYELSGASILNVTHYCAVEIMAAQSVKLDLKRLETAIQREFIKEGKVV, from the coding sequence ATGAACGTTGACATCGTGAACCTTGAAATAGCCCTTAACTGGTTAAAATCCTTTATTGAAGATTGCCTATATTCACGCCTTAGAAAACCCTCGGAAATTGAAATAAAGTCGTTGAGTTTTTATAGCAGTGAATCATGGCTGACCGAATTCATAGAAAAATACAACCCTAGCCTGGAAGAGTTTGTCGTACTGTTACTCGCTATCGTTCCTCACCTCCAACCTCATTTCTTCAATAAATTGATTTCCGAGTTTCTTCCCGAAGGCGGCGATTTCCCCGAATTCGGCGGCGTCAAAGGCACTAATCACCGAGGCATTCTTCCCACCGGCGAAACCGCGCAATTCATTCTGGCCGGGGACGATCTGGAAAAACGTCTCGAAATTCAAAAAATCTTCAACGACGACCATTGGTTCGCGAAACAAAAAATTCTCCGGCTCGACCCGGTACCCGAAGGCGAGCCGATCATGAGCGGGCGCTTGGTGCTCGACCCTGAAATCGTCGAATGGTTGACGCTCGGCACGATTAGCAAACCGCGCTTCAGTATCGACTTTCCGGCCGAATATATCGAAACCGAAATGGCTTGGGACGACTTGGTATTGCCGCCGTCGACCTTTAAACAAATACGCGAAATCGAACATTGGATCGAATACAACGATACCTTACTGCAAGACTGGGGCATGAAGAAAAAGATCAAGCCGGGCTATCGGGCGTTATTCTACGGACCGCCCGGCACAGGCAAAACCTTGACCGCGACACTGCTCGGCAAGCAGACCGGCAAGGACGTGTTTCGAATCGACTTGTCGCGCGTCGTATCGAAATACATCGGCGAAACCGAAAAGAACCTGTCGCGTTTGTTCGACAAGGCCGAAAACAAAGATTGGATCTTATTTTTCGACGAAGCCGACGCATTGTTCGGCAAGCGCACCGACATACGAGACGCCCACGATAAATACGCCAATCAAGAAGTCGCTTATTTGTTGCAGCGGATCGAGAACTATAACGGCTTAGTGATTCTGGCCTCAAACCAGCGAGCCAATATCGACGAGGCGTTCGTGCGGCGCTTTCAAGCGATCATTCACTTTCCAATGCCGGGTGCGGATGAGCGCTACGAAATTTGGCGCAAAACGATTCCCGAACAACTCGAGGTTCATCTCGATATCGATTGGCGGCAGGTAGCGAACCGGTACGAACTGTCGGGAGCGAGCATTTTAAATGTCACGCACTATTGCGCGGTTGAAATCATGGCGGCGCAAAGCGTTAAGCTCGACCTAAAGAGACTAGAAACCGCGATCCAACGCGAATTCATTAAAGAAGGCAAGGTTGTTTAG
- a CDS encoding eCIS core domain-containing protein, whose amino-acid sequence MKTGVKKSSGTVSKPANQAFFAKAGSSGFFAAANEPKAPAVQLKMTANKPGDKFENEADNMADKVMKMPAPEERVQKAELPEEKVQKQEEPLQKAELPEEKVQKQEEEPLQKAEEPERTIQKQEDEILQKTEAPEDKLQKQEEEPLQRAEAPEEDLQKAESSDEEIRKKEEEQLQRKGDGAPAVSSQVQSAIHNKTTGGEALSGDVRGFMEPRFGADFSNIRIHHDAEAGGLSNRLSAKAFTYRNHIFFSHDQYRPGTGEGKQLLAHELTHTIQQGAAVQRSPQVTTTTTPPAVQRLGVRDALDYFADKAYHIPGFRMLTILLGFNPINMRSTDRSAANILRALIEFIPGGHLITQALDNHGVFTKVASWVEQKIAELGDIGASIVSGLKQFLDSLRWRDILNLGGVWNRAKRIFTDPIGRLISFAKGLVVDILKMVKDAILKPLAALAQGTAGYDLLCAVLGQDPITDEPMPRNADTLIGGFMKLIGQQEIWENLKKGNAVARAWTWFQGALAGLMGMVRAIPGKIVNTLKSLTFADIITVAGAFSKIVSAFLNIAGEFMIWAFNQVIGLLEILFSVVAPGIMPYLQKAKGAFQSILRNPIGFVGNLVNAGKMGFRLFAGNIVKHLKTALIKWIVGPLADAGVYIPKSFSLIEIVKLVLSVLGLTWQAIRAKLVKIIPDPILAGLEKTSEILVTLVKEGPAAAWEQIKTELSELKDLLIAQVTQMVSTEIVKAAITKLVSMLNPAGAVIQAIIAIYNTITFFVQKLRQIGAVVGAFINSIAAIAAGQIAAAAKRVEQTMANTLTLVLAFLAKFAGLGNIPEKIVGIINKIRKPIDKGLDKIVAWLGKMLKKAGSALLQAGVPKDPNERLKLAANAAVAAARKLTGRITKPLLTAAMNFIKVRYGLQQIEPYERDGQWWVKMTINPVTNQNLGVPSGAKVPTGGVSEPVTVGSWIKNLKTGLFERVSAARSVVKRGADGQLEAVSFSTTKTDGTAGLLSYSKEGVDWERSSFSHPSNFVILEGSGATFVLKPGVRGSNNIRSTFYSDSSSSRSSIKNSKLPALKHPNDSTKFLSEGSAADESAEGYTQKLNGKAIVPLAHASPDHDPPIAVHWTNKQGNDTTQSSRENWNSSLTTYKLMSKKLNNRLGSRGVNYTEKVGVNFRGPGE is encoded by the coding sequence ATGAAAACCGGTGTAAAAAAATCATCCGGCACTGTTTCGAAACCGGCCAATCAAGCTTTTTTTGCCAAAGCCGGTTCGAGCGGATTTTTTGCTGCCGCGAACGAACCGAAAGCGCCGGCCGTGCAATTGAAAATGACGGCCAACAAGCCCGGCGACAAATTCGAAAATGAGGCCGATAACATGGCCGATAAGGTCATGAAGATGCCGGCGCCGGAAGAGCGAGTGCAAAAGGCGGAATTACCGGAGGAAAAAGTTCAGAAACAAGAAGAGCCTCTTCAAAAAGCCGAGCTTCCGGAAGAAAAAGTCCAAAAACAAGAGGAAGAACCGCTCCAAAAAGCCGAAGAGCCCGAGCGAACGATACAAAAGCAAGAAGACGAAATACTGCAAAAGACCGAAGCTCCAGAAGACAAGTTGCAAAAGCAAGAGGAAGAGCCCTTACAAAGGGCCGAAGCTCCCGAGGAAGATCTGCAGAAAGCCGAATCAAGCGACGAAGAGATCCGGAAAAAAGAAGAAGAACAATTACAACGCAAAGGCGACGGCGCGCCAGCCGTCAGTAGCCAAGTCCAATCGGCGATTCATAATAAAACCACCGGCGGCGAGGCTTTGTCAGGCGATGTCCGAGGCTTCATGGAGCCTCGCTTCGGCGCCGACTTCAGCAACATTAGGATTCATCACGACGCCGAAGCCGGCGGCTTGAGCAATCGACTCAGCGCGAAAGCCTTTACCTACCGCAATCACATATTCTTTTCCCACGACCAATACCGGCCCGGTACCGGCGAAGGCAAGCAACTGCTCGCACACGAACTGACCCATACGATACAACAGGGCGCCGCCGTGCAGCGGAGTCCGCAGGTGACGACGACAACGACACCGCCGGCCGTACAGCGGCTCGGCGTTCGCGATGCGTTGGATTATTTCGCCGACAAAGCCTATCACATACCCGGCTTTCGGATGCTGACGATATTGTTGGGCTTCAATCCGATCAACATGCGTTCGACCGACCGCAGCGCGGCCAATATTCTCAGAGCCTTGATCGAGTTCATACCGGGTGGTCATTTGATTACGCAGGCGCTCGATAACCACGGCGTATTCACCAAGGTCGCAAGCTGGGTCGAACAAAAGATTGCGGAGTTGGGCGATATCGGCGCTTCGATCGTATCCGGTTTGAAGCAATTCTTGGATTCGCTCCGCTGGCGGGATATCTTAAACCTCGGCGGAGTATGGAATAGAGCCAAGCGTATTTTTACCGACCCGATCGGCCGGTTGATTTCATTCGCCAAAGGCTTGGTCGTCGACATCCTGAAAATGGTCAAGGATGCGATTCTCAAACCTTTGGCAGCGCTGGCGCAGGGCACGGCCGGTTACGATCTGTTATGCGCGGTGCTCGGGCAAGATCCGATTACCGACGAACCGATGCCGCGCAATGCCGATACCTTGATCGGCGGCTTCATGAAGCTGATCGGTCAACAAGAAATCTGGGAAAACCTCAAAAAAGGCAATGCCGTCGCACGAGCCTGGACATGGTTTCAAGGTGCATTGGCCGGCTTGATGGGCATGGTCAGAGCCATACCGGGCAAGATCGTCAATACCCTTAAATCGTTGACGTTCGCAGATATCATTACCGTGGCCGGCGCGTTTAGTAAAATCGTTAGCGCGTTTTTAAACATCGCCGGCGAGTTCATGATCTGGGCCTTCAATCAAGTGATCGGTTTATTGGAGATTCTGTTTTCGGTCGTCGCACCGGGTATCATGCCTTATCTGCAAAAAGCCAAAGGGGCGTTTCAGAGCATCCTAAGGAATCCTATCGGCTTCGTCGGCAATCTGGTCAATGCCGGCAAAATGGGTTTTCGGCTATTCGCCGGGAATATCGTGAAGCATTTGAAAACCGCGTTGATCAAATGGATCGTCGGGCCGTTGGCGGATGCCGGCGTGTACATTCCGAAATCGTTCAGTCTGATTGAAATCGTCAAGTTGGTCTTGTCGGTATTGGGTCTCACTTGGCAGGCAATACGCGCGAAATTGGTCAAGATCATTCCCGATCCGATTCTGGCCGGTTTGGAAAAAACCTCGGAAATATTGGTGACGCTGGTCAAGGAGGGGCCGGCCGCTGCCTGGGAGCAAATCAAAACCGAATTGAGCGAATTGAAAGACCTGCTGATCGCGCAAGTCACGCAAATGGTTTCGACTGAAATCGTCAAGGCCGCGATAACCAAGCTGGTTAGCATGCTGAATCCGGCCGGCGCGGTGATTCAGGCGATCATCGCGATTTACAATACGATCACGTTCTTCGTGCAAAAACTGAGGCAAATCGGCGCAGTGGTCGGCGCGTTCATCAATTCGATCGCGGCGATCGCAGCCGGACAAATCGCCGCCGCGGCCAAACGAGTCGAGCAAACGATGGCGAATACCTTGACCTTGGTGTTGGCGTTCCTGGCCAAATTCGCGGGCCTCGGTAATATTCCTGAAAAAATCGTCGGTATCATCAATAAAATCCGCAAGCCGATCGATAAGGGATTGGATAAGATTGTGGCTTGGTTGGGGAAAATGCTGAAGAAGGCCGGTAGTGCGCTATTGCAAGCCGGCGTTCCGAAAGACCCTAATGAACGCCTGAAGTTGGCGGCGAATGCGGCTGTCGCCGCCGCTCGAAAATTAACAGGTCGGATTACTAAGCCGTTACTAACGGCTGCTATGAACTTTATTAAAGTCCGTTATGGTTTGCAACAAATAGAACCTTACGAAAGAGACGGACAGTGGTGGGTTAAGATGACGATTAATCCGGTTACCAACCAAAATCTAGGTGTACCTAGCGGTGCGAAGGTACCAACTGGAGGAGTTTCTGAGCCAGTCACAGTCGGTTCCTGGATTAAGAATTTAAAAACAGGTTTATTCGAGCGAGTAAGCGCTGCAAGATCCGTTGTTAAACGAGGAGCGGATGGGCAATTAGAAGCCGTTTCTTTTTCAACCACAAAAACCGATGGCACGGCCGGTTTATTGAGTTACAGTAAAGAAGGGGTCGACTGGGAGCGCAGCAGCTTTTCGCATCCATCGAATTTTGTAATTTTGGAAGGGAGCGGCGCCACTTTTGTGTTAAAACCCGGTGTCCGTGGTTCAAATAATATACGTTCAACATTTTATTCGGATTCATCGTCAAGTCGTAGCAGCATAAAAAATAGCAAGTTGCCGGCATTGAAACACCCAAACGATTCGACAAAGTTTTTAAGTGAAGGCTCAGCCGCGGACGAATCGGCAGAAGGTTATACACAAAAATTAAACGGGAAAGCCATTGTACCTTTGGCGCACGCTTCCCCGGATCATGACCCGCCAATTGCTGTTCACTGGACGAATAAGCAAGGTAACGACACGACGCAATCATCCAGGGAAAATTGGAATAGCAGTTTGACGACTTATAAGCTGATGTCCAAAAAGCTTAATAATAGATTGGGAAGCAGAGGCGTTAATTATACAGAGAAGGTCGGTGTTAATTTCCGAGGACCGGGGGAGTAG
- a CDS encoding contractile injection system tape measure protein — protein sequence MNAVIRCYALDAETTGSDADGVELQRLLTRLTHDKIVQILDGVLERFSSPNDYLYLERLTIDVGSIELDNLESELPKRIATNLESALADISASHTDDSRALIAGGNYRQSRQQAVNEALLFFLRTGRLPWSFRLPTGQNLEQVLTENWRDNESALGGRHFSKALIGVLRDDAARIRLLRQFSTDSVARLLVRYFPETAVVFEKIRQDLTDSVPPAIAEEDRLRTVVQNLLVILSSGQAVSQTMLDKMGEIVKDRYDANYAPDRYFEEKRQHQDSRRSDLASRSPTPATHRQEDEPLAHSSYPFDDPDIDEGIYVDNAGLVLLHPFLPQLFTASACLQDYKIVKTGRALALLHYLATGEPTAHEYDLVLPKVLCNIDLPMPVETLTELSLEERSEADELLTAVVKHWDVLRNTSIDSLRGTFILRPGKLMRRGDGDWQLNVEYRSCDILLDSLPWNIATIKLPWMQNLLWVEWSL from the coding sequence ATGAACGCAGTGATTCGATGCTATGCGCTCGATGCCGAAACGACCGGCTCCGATGCGGACGGCGTCGAATTACAACGCCTATTGACTCGCTTGACTCACGACAAAATTGTTCAAATTCTCGACGGTGTTTTGGAGCGTTTTTCATCGCCGAACGATTATCTGTATCTCGAACGCTTGACGATCGATGTCGGAAGCATCGAATTGGATAATCTGGAAAGCGAGTTACCGAAAAGAATTGCTACCAATCTGGAAAGCGCCTTAGCCGATATTAGCGCTTCGCATACCGACGATTCGAGGGCGCTCATCGCCGGCGGAAATTATCGGCAATCGAGACAACAAGCCGTAAACGAAGCGCTGTTGTTTTTTTTGAGGACAGGCCGCCTGCCTTGGTCGTTCCGTTTGCCGACTGGTCAAAATTTGGAACAGGTTTTGACCGAAAACTGGCGTGATAACGAGTCCGCCTTGGGTGGCCGGCATTTCAGCAAGGCGCTGATCGGAGTTTTACGAGACGATGCGGCTAGAATTCGTTTGCTTCGGCAGTTTTCGACGGATTCCGTTGCCCGCTTGTTAGTTCGCTATTTTCCGGAAACCGCTGTCGTTTTCGAGAAAATACGGCAAGACTTAACGGATTCCGTACCGCCCGCAATTGCCGAGGAAGACCGCTTAAGAACGGTTGTGCAGAACCTGTTGGTCATATTGTCGTCGGGTCAAGCCGTTAGCCAAACGATGCTGGACAAAATGGGTGAAATTGTTAAAGACCGATACGATGCAAACTACGCGCCGGATCGATATTTCGAAGAAAAGCGGCAACATCAAGACTCTCGGAGAAGCGATTTGGCGTCACGGTCTCCAACACCAGCGACACATCGGCAGGAAGACGAGCCACTAGCGCATTCATCGTATCCCTTCGACGATCCGGATATCGACGAAGGCATCTATGTCGATAATGCCGGCTTGGTGTTGCTGCATCCATTTTTGCCGCAACTGTTTACCGCATCGGCTTGTTTGCAAGACTATAAAATCGTTAAAACCGGCAGGGCTTTAGCGCTTTTGCATTATCTGGCAACCGGAGAACCGACCGCACACGAATACGACTTGGTATTACCCAAGGTACTGTGCAATATCGACTTGCCGATGCCGGTCGAAACCCTAACGGAACTGAGTCTCGAAGAACGAAGCGAAGCCGATGAATTATTGACTGCCGTGGTGAAACATTGGGACGTATTACGAAATACCTCGATCGACAGTTTACGAGGAACGTTTATTCTGAGGCCCGGAAAACTGATGCGGCGCGGCGATGGCGACTGGCAACTGAATGTCGAATATCGAAGCTGCGATATTTTATTGGATAGCCTGCCTTGGAACATTGCAACGATTAAGCTGCCGTGGATGCAAAACCTGCTTTGGGTGGAGTGGAGCCTATGA
- a CDS encoding baseplate J/gp47 family protein has protein sequence MANSDCKQNTDASRLAHEGSSRDLRVPKALDPNHVPVNERGPEYGLVFAKAYSAYLNYYDPNNSVTGDWQSFFDKDVSVLLAVAAIQDVDAYRSAVKAYFDFLNNSGNRTQAEALKQRLGFLFSIAATMAKRLDRLKENLPVDTALKNLLQNRIRSQSAQGFKRLIAYYKAYESDFGLTADELDVAAELTIFGQEAQAFGDIYRRPFSKDWIIGNFPDWPHYIDSIVKDAGVFGPLLDPSNPNYWFSIHNSIASHNLFTSIFDDFLKIYARIVVEAKQELEHSFIQNGNHEPHYALLIAFLRLFEGTRAEINTLTSRHLDFYYRDILQLKEKPAEPPRVHLLAELAKHADSHLFDSGVSFKAGKDESGIEAFFTNDRDFIANKAKVAALKTVYRHGGEAVAELGVNAAKQSGRYYASPVADSEDGLGEKLTNEEQSWHPFFNKRYSNAQLDSIAMPEAELGFAIASHYLWLAEGERTVTVEFYLSDITFNTLPGDLKADLVCSLSTEEGWLEKSAMKFESVQGRLQLKIKLSGADPAITAYSPKVHGFDFSTNLPILLVKFRHQSDRLYPVALLANAVLDKIGLNVAVKGLRTLKVSNDFGSVVASKPFQPFGPAPVANSSLILGSKEAFQKRLLSAKVNLQWQNPPEPFGTQVNIKIDYLQSGTWKQATSETKAITSDSYSLDSEINQTIVDAADFNEPVFYNSAARHGFVRFSTSEGFGQDKYEKALIDYIRKLMDNDKELAKGVQTAVDFIGQINTRVQEFNDLHNSVIENLSQLPTQMAEVTNDLIERFPEVIQNTEKVFEKINQVYVEMTGEIGPAIRNLLQQSFDVEIDLVGVNDWSNLPGLLTPDDASEGVPDLIGRLNETVTRLSNLKNTVVNIAKEIEEKTGVTNLTQTINTFMSLVANTHDDINRIASEMIKLDNAGKWVTEKTSVVMSAGSQLIEDFGAQTIQFNNNVAGLVAGVSTMVEGIGEVLGDEPIKPKPPVGPWMTELTLDYTTDEQMIALDSTDSGIWRNRQAFFFHLAPFGHCEQHPFLNSTRKVYLIPGFRFQQNHDEIMSEAEFYIGLTGLEPPQNLSLLFQVADGTADPLTIKPDPHIHWSYLRGNEWIAFKKDEVEDGAGGLLNSGIIRFALPNDADNNNSILPPGMHWLRAAVASHSEAVCRLQAVSAQALQATFSDRGNDPGFSAKPLKAGTISKLERPNAAVKKIEQPFSAFGGRGAETPSAFYTRVSERLRHKDRAVALWDYEHLVLEAFPQIYRVKCLNHTQYEPGENGDFIYRELAPGHVTLVAIPNLRFQTYRDPLKPYTSLGLLDEIKDFLSSRVPCFVNLHVRNPRFETVHCSCKVRFHEGFDETFYRNTLRQAITRFLSPWAFANDAKPSFGGKIHQSVLIRFIEEQTYVDYLTDFVLYHDSGGATGDVAVHEAAGSTAASILVSAPAGEHQIDVIKPAAVHELGETCPCEP, from the coding sequence ATGGCCAACTCGGATTGCAAACAAAACACCGATGCCTCGAGGCTAGCGCATGAAGGCAGCAGCCGAGACTTGCGTGTGCCGAAGGCTTTGGATCCGAACCATGTGCCGGTCAATGAACGAGGACCGGAGTACGGTCTGGTGTTTGCAAAAGCCTATTCGGCCTATCTCAATTATTATGACCCGAACAACAGCGTCACCGGCGATTGGCAAAGTTTTTTCGATAAGGATGTCTCTGTGTTGTTGGCTGTCGCCGCGATACAAGACGTCGACGCGTACCGCTCGGCAGTCAAAGCCTATTTCGATTTTTTGAATAATAGCGGCAATCGAACGCAAGCAGAGGCGCTCAAACAACGCTTGGGTTTCTTGTTCAGTATCGCGGCGACCATGGCCAAGCGACTAGACCGCTTGAAAGAAAACTTGCCGGTCGATACGGCGCTGAAAAATCTTTTGCAAAACCGCATACGATCGCAGTCGGCGCAAGGTTTCAAACGGCTTATCGCCTACTACAAGGCTTACGAGAGCGATTTCGGATTGACCGCCGACGAGCTGGACGTTGCTGCGGAATTGACGATATTCGGTCAAGAAGCCCAAGCCTTCGGCGATATCTATCGAAGGCCCTTTTCGAAAGATTGGATCATCGGCAACTTTCCGGATTGGCCGCATTACATCGACAGCATCGTCAAGGATGCGGGGGTTTTCGGCCCACTGCTTGACCCGTCCAATCCGAATTATTGGTTTTCGATCCATAATTCGATCGCCAGTCACAACCTTTTTACATCGATATTCGATGATTTTTTAAAAATCTATGCGCGCATCGTCGTTGAAGCCAAACAAGAATTGGAACATTCGTTCATTCAAAACGGCAATCATGAACCGCATTATGCGCTGCTGATCGCCTTCTTACGCTTATTCGAAGGGACGCGGGCCGAGATCAACACCTTGACAAGCCGGCACCTGGATTTTTATTACCGGGACATTTTACAGCTCAAGGAAAAACCCGCCGAACCGCCTCGGGTCCATTTATTGGCCGAATTGGCTAAACATGCCGACAGCCACCTGTTCGATAGTGGCGTGTCGTTCAAGGCCGGAAAGGACGAGTCAGGCATCGAGGCCTTTTTTACGAACGACCGCGATTTCATTGCCAATAAAGCGAAGGTCGCGGCGCTGAAGACCGTTTACCGGCATGGCGGCGAAGCGGTTGCCGAATTGGGTGTCAACGCGGCTAAACAGTCGGGCCGTTACTATGCCTCGCCGGTTGCCGATTCCGAAGACGGACTGGGGGAGAAACTGACCAACGAAGAACAATCTTGGCATCCTTTTTTCAATAAACGCTATAGCAATGCGCAACTGGACAGCATTGCGATGCCCGAGGCCGAACTGGGTTTTGCTATCGCTTCGCACTATTTATGGTTGGCCGAAGGCGAGCGGACCGTGACGGTCGAATTTTATTTGAGTGATATTACTTTCAATACGTTGCCCGGCGATTTGAAAGCGGATCTGGTTTGTTCTTTGTCTACCGAAGAAGGTTGGCTCGAAAAGTCGGCAATGAAATTTGAAAGCGTGCAAGGCAGGCTTCAATTGAAAATCAAACTTTCCGGGGCCGATCCTGCAATAACGGCGTATAGCCCTAAAGTTCATGGCTTTGATTTTTCAACCAACTTGCCGATTTTATTAGTCAAATTTCGGCATCAAAGCGACCGCCTTTATCCTGTGGCGTTACTCGCCAACGCAGTGCTCGATAAAATCGGATTGAACGTTGCCGTCAAAGGACTCAGAACCTTAAAGGTTTCCAATGATTTCGGTTCGGTGGTCGCCTCTAAGCCTTTCCAGCCATTCGGCCCAGCTCCGGTGGCCAATAGTTCATTAATCCTGGGTTCCAAAGAAGCCTTTCAAAAAAGACTGCTTTCAGCGAAAGTCAATTTGCAATGGCAAAATCCTCCCGAGCCTTTCGGTACCCAAGTCAATATCAAAATCGATTATTTACAGTCGGGGACCTGGAAACAAGCGACTAGCGAGACCAAAGCGATTACAAGCGATTCCTATTCGCTAGATAGCGAAATCAATCAAACCATCGTTGATGCCGCCGATTTCAATGAGCCAGTGTTTTATAACTCCGCTGCGCGTCATGGTTTTGTGCGGTTTTCGACGAGCGAAGGTTTCGGGCAAGACAAGTATGAAAAAGCTTTGATCGATTACATCAGAAAGCTGATGGATAACGATAAGGAATTGGCAAAGGGAGTGCAGACGGCAGTCGATTTTATCGGCCAAATCAATACTAGGGTGCAAGAATTCAATGATTTGCACAATTCAGTCATTGAAAATCTCAGTCAATTACCCACTCAGATGGCTGAAGTTACCAATGATTTGATTGAAAGGTTTCCTGAAGTGATCCAAAACACTGAGAAAGTTTTTGAAAAAATAAACCAAGTCTACGTCGAAATGACAGGGGAAATCGGACCTGCTATCCGTAATCTTTTACAACAATCTTTTGACGTAGAGATAGACCTTGTTGGCGTCAATGACTGGAGTAATCTTCCAGGTTTACTTACTCCTGACGATGCTAGTGAGGGAGTTCCTGATCTCATTGGTCGATTGAATGAAACAGTAACCAGGCTTTCCAATTTGAAAAATACGGTCGTCAATATTGCAAAAGAAATAGAAGAAAAAACGGGGGTCACCAACCTAACTCAAACGATCAATACTTTTATGAGTCTCGTAGCCAATACTCATGATGATATCAATCGGATAGCGAGCGAAATGATCAAGCTCGATAATGCCGGTAAGTGGGTAACTGAAAAGACATCGGTTGTTATGTCGGCCGGCAGTCAACTTATTGAGGATTTCGGTGCCCAGACTATTCAATTCAATAATAACGTTGCAGGCCTTGTTGCCGGTGTCTCGACGATGGTTGAGGGAATAGGCGAAGTCCTAGGTGACGAGCCTATCAAGCCCAAGCCTCCTGTCGGCCCATGGATGACCGAGTTGACTCTTGATTACACCACGGATGAGCAAATGATTGCGCTCGATAGCACCGATTCAGGCATTTGGCGGAATAGGCAAGCCTTTTTCTTTCATTTGGCGCCGTTCGGTCACTGTGAACAGCATCCGTTTCTTAATTCGACGCGTAAGGTTTATTTGATACCGGGTTTTCGTTTCCAACAAAACCATGACGAAATAATGAGCGAAGCCGAGTTTTACATCGGACTAACAGGGCTCGAACCGCCGCAAAACCTGTCGCTGCTGTTCCAAGTCGCGGACGGCACGGCCGACCCGTTGACGATCAAACCCGACCCGCATATCCACTGGAGTTATCTACGGGGTAACGAATGGATCGCTTTCAAGAAAGACGAAGTCGAGGACGGCGCGGGCGGTCTATTGAACTCCGGCATCATCAGGTTTGCACTGCCGAACGACGCCGATAACAACAACTCGATTTTGCCCCCCGGCATGCATTGGCTAAGGGCGGCGGTTGCATCGCACAGCGAAGCGGTTTGCCGTTTACAGGCCGTTTCCGCGCAAGCCTTACAGGCGACCTTTAGCGACCGAGGCAACGATCCCGGCTTCTCGGCGAAACCGCTAAAAGCCGGCACGATTAGCAAGTTGGAGCGGCCAAATGCGGCCGTCAAAAAGATCGAGCAGCCTTTTTCAGCGTTCGGCGGACGTGGCGCCGAAACGCCGTCGGCTTTTTATACACGCGTTAGCGAACGTTTGCGTCATAAGGACAGAGCGGTCGCGCTTTGGGATTACGAACACCTGGTTTTGGAAGCCTTTCCGCAAATTTATCGCGTCAAATGCCTGAATCATACTCAGTACGAGCCCGGAGAAAACGGCGATTTCATCTACCGGGAACTCGCGCCGGGCCATGTTACGCTAGTCGCGATTCCCAATCTGCGATTCCAAACGTATCGCGATCCCCTCAAACCCTATACGAGTCTGGGCTTGCTCGATGAAATCAAGGATTTTTTGAGTTCGCGCGTGCCCTGTTTCGTCAACTTGCATGTTCGCAATCCGCGCTTCGAGACCGTGCACTGCTCGTGTAAAGTCCGTTTTCATGAAGGCTTCGACGAGACGTTTTATCGCAATACGCTACGCCAAGCGATTACCCGGTTTTTGTCGCCCTGGGCTTTTGCGAACGATGCAAAGCCCTCTTTCGGCGGAAAAATTCATCAATCGGTATTGATTCGTTTCATCGAAGAGCAGACTTATGTCGATTATTTGACCGACTTTGTGTTGTATCACGATAGCGGCGGGGCGACAGGAGACGTCGCGGTCCATGAGGCGGCAGGCTCGACTGCGGCATCGATTTTGGTTTCGGCGCCGGCCGGCGAACACCAAATCGATGTCATCAAACCCGCCGCAGTGCATGAACTCGGCGAAACCTGTCCGTGCGAACCATGA